A genomic segment from Nitrosopumilus sp. K4 encodes:
- a CDS encoding DNA replication complex GINS family protein — protein sequence MSESNQIDISKLHHIVLRETENDPIQEIEPNFYRELSEFIGNLKKQEFDGIESKIKDALIVMATELTSLLIEIRLNKISKSEKIEFENLLDEEKFIVDSEEEKNERKEMILSATVNGKSKFLESLSQNHKTKTVVIRFLKEVDEIVGADLERYGPFKTEDIATIPYENAQALISKNVATKVRWED from the coding sequence ATGTCAGAATCAAATCAAATTGATATCAGCAAATTGCATCATATTGTTCTTAGAGAAACCGAAAATGATCCAATTCAAGAAATTGAACCAAACTTCTATAGAGAACTTTCTGAGTTTATTGGAAATTTAAAAAAACAGGAATTTGATGGTATTGAAAGTAAAATTAAAGATGCATTAATTGTGATGGCAACAGAACTAACATCACTATTGATTGAAATTAGATTAAATAAAATTTCAAAATCCGAAAAAATCGAATTTGAAAATCTATTGGACGAAGAAAAATTCATTGTTGATTCTGAAGAAGAAAAAAATGAAAGAAAAGAGATGATTTTATCAGCAACAGTTAATGGAAAATCAAAATTCCTTGAGTCACTTTCCCAGAATCATAAAACAAAAACTGTGGTCATTAGATTTCTTAAAGAAGTAGACGAAATTGTAGGTGCAGATCTTGAAAGATATGGTCCATTTAAAACAGAAGACATTGCAACAATTCCATATGAAAATGCTCAGGCATTAATCTCTAAGAATGTTGCAACCAAGGTAAGATGGGAAGATTAG
- a CDS encoding AN1-type zinc finger domain-containing protein — MKPEKCAYCGDLTDMPFQCNYCKDPFCSEHRLPEDHRCVKLSVIRAKRFGERKVVRDGGPNKPSIFKRIFGRFK; from the coding sequence ATGAAGCCTGAAAAATGTGCATATTGTGGTGATTTGACAGATATGCCCTTTCAGTGTAATTATTGCAAGGATCCATTTTGTTCTGAACATAGGCTTCCAGAGGATCATAGATGTGTAAAATTATCTGTGATTCGCGCTAAACGATTTGGAGAGAGAAAAGTTGTTCGAGATGGGGGACCAAACAAACCAAGTATTTTCAAAAGAATATTTGGCAGATTCAAATAA
- a CDS encoding SDR family oxidoreductase, protein MIQDKVAIITGASSGIGFATALALSKAGAKVAIGARRTDRLAELENKIKEHGGEVFSQKLDVTKKEECNSFVESVLSKWGSVDILVNNAGLMPLSFVKNLKIDEWDQMVDVNIKGVLYCTGAVVSHMLEKKSGHIVNISSVAGRIVFPAGSVYCATKHAITAFSEGLREELSVRKNIRVTCIEPGVVATELTNTITDESLQGFVENAKKMEALQADDIANAILYAVESPNHVNVNEILIRPTTQER, encoded by the coding sequence ATGATACAAGATAAGGTTGCAATAATAACTGGCGCAAGCAGCGGAATTGGATTTGCAACAGCTTTGGCACTTTCAAAAGCAGGAGCAAAGGTTGCTATTGGTGCAAGAAGAACTGATAGACTTGCAGAATTGGAAAATAAAATTAAAGAACATGGCGGCGAAGTATTTTCTCAAAAATTGGATGTTACAAAAAAAGAGGAATGCAATTCGTTTGTAGAATCTGTTTTATCCAAATGGGGTTCTGTAGATATACTAGTAAATAATGCTGGTCTTATGCCCTTGAGTTTTGTAAAAAATCTCAAAATTGATGAATGGGATCAAATGGTAGATGTCAACATCAAAGGTGTTTTGTACTGTACCGGTGCTGTTGTGTCACACATGCTTGAGAAAAAATCTGGTCATATTGTAAATATTTCATCCGTAGCTGGACGAATAGTATTTCCAGCAGGAAGTGTTTATTGTGCTACCAAACATGCAATTACAGCATTTAGTGAGGGTTTGCGAGAGGAACTGAGTGTTAGGAAAAACATTCGTGTAACTTGCATTGAACCAGGAGTGGTTGCTACTGAACTAACAAATACAATTACTGATGAATCTTTGCAAGGATTTGTAGAAAATGCTAAAAAGATGGAAGCGTTGCAAGCAGATGACATTGCAAATGCCATTCTTTATGCAGTTGAATCTCCTAACCATGTAAATGTCAACGAAATTTTGATTAGGCCTACCACCCAAGAACGATAA
- a CDS encoding NAD(P)/FAD-dependent oxidoreductase, giving the protein MSENIPHVLILGGGFGGLSAANEIRKSLPSFKVKITVIDKKDWFMVGFAKLWIMNGTRTFENSIGFLKELEKKDIDFIKEEILQIDLQNKTVKTSTQNLSYDFLIIAMGATLAPEKISGLTQYGMNLYDHNELSKINQKLNEIKSGNIAIAIMGMPYKCPPAPFEAALLINSMLNQLGKRQSIQIHFYSPAPITLPAAGPEVSQQILDLVNSEKIFFHDSSKTISVEKNKLIFENDKANFDLLLAIPPHVVPDVIIKCGLAKEGGFIKINRDCKTPFENVFAVGDVTSLPVGEKFAVPKAGIFAEGEGITVAKNIVSKIQSKDDSALFDGIGGCFIESGRNTASLIEVDMFSESKPTTKLTESSKEHLDEKLQFEKDRITNWL; this is encoded by the coding sequence TTGTCAGAAAACATTCCTCATGTGTTAATTCTTGGAGGGGGTTTTGGCGGATTATCTGCAGCAAACGAAATTAGAAAATCATTGCCCTCTTTTAAAGTGAAAATTACTGTAATTGACAAAAAAGATTGGTTCATGGTTGGATTTGCAAAACTATGGATCATGAATGGTACTAGAACATTTGAAAATTCTATTGGTTTCTTAAAGGAACTTGAAAAAAAAGACATTGACTTTATCAAAGAAGAAATTCTTCAGATCGACTTGCAAAATAAAACAGTCAAAACTTCTACCCAAAACCTTTCTTATGATTTCCTTATCATTGCAATGGGAGCAACTCTTGCACCAGAAAAAATCTCAGGTTTAACACAATATGGAATGAATCTCTATGATCATAATGAATTATCAAAAATTAATCAAAAATTAAATGAAATCAAATCTGGAAACATTGCAATTGCAATAATGGGAATGCCATACAAGTGCCCGCCTGCACCTTTTGAGGCTGCTCTTCTCATTAATTCAATGCTTAACCAACTAGGAAAACGTCAATCAATCCAAATTCATTTCTATAGTCCGGCTCCTATTACATTACCAGCTGCTGGACCAGAAGTCAGTCAACAGATTCTAGATTTGGTAAACTCTGAAAAAATATTTTTCCACGATTCCTCAAAAACAATCTCTGTAGAAAAAAACAAACTCATTTTTGAAAATGACAAGGCAAATTTTGATTTGTTATTAGCCATTCCGCCTCATGTTGTACCTGATGTAATTATAAAATGCGGACTTGCAAAAGAAGGAGGTTTTATAAAAATTAACAGAGATTGTAAAACCCCATTTGAAAATGTGTTTGCTGTTGGAGATGTCACTAGTCTTCCTGTAGGTGAAAAATTTGCAGTTCCAAAAGCTGGAATATTTGCAGAAGGAGAAGGAATCACCGTAGCCAAAAACATTGTTTCAAAAATTCAATCAAAAGATGATTCAGCATTATTTGATGGTATAGGTGGATGCTTCATTGAATCAGGAAGAAACACAGCTTCCTTAATTGAAGTAGACATGTTTTCAGAATCAAAACCAACTACAAAATTAACTGAATCATCAAAAGAACATCTTGATGAAAAATTACAATTTGAAAAAGACAGAATAACAAATTGGCTATGA
- a CDS encoding serine/threonine protein kinase: MKRSFVSINKLNLEPYSEIIGYPKASKIQIKSRINELRKLKIKSVAFWGPTTIGKLAILGKGYVGVVVLAKRGNKNVAVKIRRSDSQRNEMKSEAVLLKTVNEVNVGPKLLDASKNFVVMEFLEGEKIGDWINNLSGRGVVKKLKTTIKMILEDCYRLDQISFDHGELSSISKHVIVGKTKPTLIDFESSSTKRKVSNVTSITQAIFIGSGISKKIQKMYKIPSKEKIIQSLREYKQKQTRESFDGLLKILKL, translated from the coding sequence ATGAAAAGATCTTTTGTTTCAATAAATAAACTCAATTTAGAACCTTATTCAGAAATAATTGGATATCCTAAGGCAAGTAAAATCCAAATAAAATCTAGAATAAATGAGCTAAGGAAGCTAAAAATAAAATCAGTTGCATTTTGGGGTCCAACTACTATTGGAAAATTAGCAATTCTAGGAAAAGGGTATGTTGGTGTTGTTGTTCTTGCAAAAAGAGGCAACAAGAATGTTGCAGTAAAAATTAGAAGGTCGGATTCTCAAAGAAATGAGATGAAAAGTGAAGCTGTATTGTTAAAGACCGTAAATGAAGTGAATGTTGGACCAAAATTGCTTGATGCTAGTAAAAATTTTGTCGTAATGGAATTTCTAGAAGGAGAAAAAATTGGTGATTGGATAAATAATCTATCTGGTAGAGGAGTTGTTAAAAAATTAAAAACAACAATAAAAATGATTTTAGAAGATTGTTATAGATTAGATCAGATTAGTTTTGATCATGGTGAATTGAGTAGTATTTCAAAACATGTGATAGTTGGAAAAACAAAACCAACTTTGATAGATTTTGAAAGCTCAAGTACTAAAAGAAAAGTTTCTAATGTAACATCAATTACACAGGCAATTTTTATTGGTTCAGGAATTTCCAAAAAAATTCAAAAAATGTATAAAATTCCATCCAAAGAAAAAATCATTCAATCGTTAAGAGAATACAAGCAGAAGCAAACTAGGGAAAGTTTTGATGGATTGTTGAAAATTCTAAAATTATAA
- the cca gene encoding CCA tRNA nucleotidyltransferase, giving the protein MKKIVSDVKKSVVPSKSLINSKRSIAEIAMQFVKKEIEKFSDVIDAEFGGSYAKGTWLSKEADIDIFVKFKKSTSDERFEDIAKKIGFASMKKFKPYVRYSEHPYVEAEIKKTKINIVPCYDVKEGQWKSSADRSPFHTKFMQKALTSKMKDEVRLLKTFLKSIGIYGAEIAKQGFSGYVTEVLILNFDTFENVIKTISKIKEGQVIGKTSKKFETSIVIIDPIDGNRNLAAAISKQNIGKFVLACRAFQAKPNTKFFKISRRKQTSSWENVLTVKFDFKMRSPDIIWGQIKRAASSLSTQLELGGFRVLRSMSYTDEKKEAYLFFLLESSIIPKKYLKKGPEFFREDGCKSFIGKNMSKTELMWIDDDSKINSLEKRNHDNAITFIKEILRKNLQNGIPKGLQSDLRKGFKVYLGGKSLSKSIKEASLEIISTDEKIFCFNK; this is encoded by the coding sequence ATGAAAAAAATTGTTTCAGATGTAAAGAAATCAGTTGTGCCATCAAAAAGTTTGATAAATTCAAAAAGAAGCATTGCTGAAATTGCAATGCAATTTGTAAAAAAAGAAATTGAAAAGTTTTCTGATGTTATTGATGCTGAATTTGGTGGCTCTTATGCAAAGGGAACTTGGCTGTCAAAAGAGGCAGACATAGATATTTTTGTCAAGTTCAAAAAGTCAACTTCAGATGAAAGGTTTGAAGATATTGCAAAAAAGATTGGATTTGCATCAATGAAAAAATTCAAACCTTATGTTAGATATTCAGAGCATCCCTATGTAGAGGCTGAAATAAAGAAAACAAAGATCAACATAGTTCCATGTTATGATGTAAAGGAAGGTCAATGGAAAAGCTCTGCAGATAGGTCACCATTTCATACAAAATTTATGCAAAAAGCTCTGACATCAAAAATGAAAGACGAGGTAAGACTTCTTAAAACATTTCTGAAATCTATAGGGATTTATGGTGCTGAAATTGCAAAACAGGGATTTAGTGGATATGTAACTGAAGTGTTAATTCTTAATTTTGATACATTTGAAAATGTAATTAAAACAATTTCTAAAATTAAGGAAGGGCAGGTGATTGGAAAAACATCCAAGAAGTTTGAAACATCAATAGTAATAATTGATCCTATAGACGGTAACAGAAATCTTGCTGCTGCTATATCTAAGCAAAATATAGGGAAATTTGTTTTAGCATGTAGAGCATTTCAAGCAAAACCAAATACTAAATTTTTCAAGATTTCAAGAAGAAAACAAACGTCTAGTTGGGAGAATGTTTTAACTGTAAAATTTGATTTTAAGATGAGAAGTCCAGATATAATATGGGGGCAAATTAAAAGGGCAGCATCGTCGTTGTCTACGCAGTTAGAACTCGGAGGTTTTAGAGTTCTACGTAGTATGTCTTATACTGATGAGAAAAAGGAGGCATACCTGTTCTTTCTTCTAGAATCAAGTATTATTCCTAAAAAATATCTAAAAAAAGGTCCTGAATTTTTCAGAGAGGACGGATGTAAGAGCTTTATTGGGAAAAATATGAGCAAAACTGAGTTAATGTGGATTGATGATGACTCAAAAATTAATTCATTAGAAAAAAGAAATCATGATAATGCTATTACATTTATCAAAGAGATTTTGAGGAAAAACCTTCAAAATGGTATTCCAAAAGGATTACAAAGTGATCTTCGAAAAGGCTTCAAAGTTTACCTAGGAGGCAAGTCGCTAAGTAAATCAATTAAAGAGGCATCATTGGAAATAATTTCAACTGATGAAAAGATCTTTTGTTTCAATAAATAA
- the thpR gene encoding RNA 2',3'-cyclic phosphodiesterase codes for MKIIMRTFVAVEISDKKVIDSISKFQSNIGINAKAVNLDNLHFTLQFLGEISDDKANEVKDALAKIEFSEFVVNFQGIGVFPKLKFPRVIWIGTDNEGGNKLVELAKKVENTLAPLGFTSDKPFRPHVTVFRIKNKIGDITREMKKFENAEFGSQKIINFKFKQSTLTPNGPLYSDLGEVKSKS; via the coding sequence ATGAAAATCATAATGAGAACTTTTGTCGCTGTTGAAATTTCAGACAAAAAAGTTATTGATTCAATTTCAAAATTTCAATCAAATATTGGAATAAACGCAAAAGCAGTAAATCTAGACAATCTACATTTTACACTACAATTTTTGGGAGAAATCTCCGATGATAAAGCCAATGAAGTTAAAGATGCACTGGCAAAAATTGAATTTTCAGAATTTGTAGTGAATTTTCAGGGGATTGGCGTATTTCCCAAGCTAAAATTTCCAAGAGTAATATGGATTGGAACTGATAATGAAGGGGGAAACAAATTAGTCGAATTGGCCAAGAAAGTAGAAAATACATTGGCACCTCTTGGATTTACTAGTGATAAACCATTTAGGCCTCATGTTACAGTGTTTAGAATTAAAAACAAGATTGGGGACATTACAAGGGAAATGAAAAAGTTTGAAAATGCTGAATTTGGCTCACAAAAAATTATAAATTTTAAATTTAAACAAAGTACCCTTACACCAAATGGTCCACTATATTCTGATTTAGGGGAGGTAAAAAGCAAGTCATGA
- a CDS encoding AAA family ATPase — translation MTKLIVCLTGMPGAGKSTIATGLKSKGYDTINMGNTVREEAKRRNLEPTGQNLGKLMLELREKNGPGAVAELVIPEIENSKSNVIIIDGVRSNAEIDVLRKFGTVKLLAIHASTDKRFEFLKERGRSDDPQTKENFEERDNRELGVGISNSIALSDDAITNNNKTKEELIEASYKKIQGWIK, via the coding sequence TTGACAAAACTTATTGTATGTTTAACAGGAATGCCTGGAGCAGGAAAATCTACAATTGCTACAGGTCTCAAATCAAAAGGATATGACACAATTAACATGGGTAATACTGTTAGAGAAGAGGCTAAAAGACGAAACTTAGAACCTACAGGACAAAATCTAGGAAAACTTATGCTTGAACTTCGTGAAAAAAATGGACCTGGTGCTGTTGCTGAATTAGTAATTCCAGAAATTGAAAACTCAAAATCAAATGTGATAATTATTGATGGAGTACGTTCTAATGCAGAGATTGATGTTCTAAGAAAATTTGGAACTGTAAAACTACTTGCAATTCATGCATCTACTGATAAAAGATTTGAATTCTTAAAAGAACGAGGACGCTCCGATGATCCACAAACAAAAGAAAATTTTGAGGAAAGAGATAACCGTGAATTAGGAGTAGGCATAAGCAATTCAATTGCATTATCTGATGATGCAATCACAAATAATAATAAAACCAAAGAGGAACTTATTGAAGCCTCTTACAAAAAAATCCAAGGATGGATTAAATGA
- a CDS encoding RNA-binding domain-containing protein encodes MRFPNLNCKIQIFSPLNPSEDPEKIKKSISNVLSGSTISFENFSIKGESDNLESLEKIYETIHSRQSQRVLQRQLVKHSDKNTTWFYLNKQAAFVEKIVLCEEADESPLGPLKVILTSPTIDKVIDFLVFED; translated from the coding sequence ATGAGATTCCCAAATCTTAATTGCAAAATTCAAATATTCTCACCGTTAAACCCTTCAGAGGATCCCGAAAAAATCAAAAAATCTATTTCAAATGTTTTATCAGGTTCTACCATATCATTCGAAAATTTTTCAATAAAAGGAGAAAGTGATAATTTAGAATCATTAGAAAAAATCTATGAAACTATACATTCCAGACAATCACAAAGAGTTTTGCAACGCCAACTTGTGAAGCATTCTGATAAGAACACTACGTGGTTTTATCTTAATAAGCAGGCAGCATTTGTTGAAAAAATTGTCCTATGTGAAGAAGCAGACGAATCTCCCCTGGGTCCATTAAAAGTAATTTTAACTTCTCCAACTATTGACAAAGTTATTGATTTTTTAGTATTTGAGGACTAA
- a CDS encoding NAD-dependent deacylase, with protein MFEEIAEKIKDSKKIVFVTGAGISQESGIPTFRGKDGLWGKYDAMQLATINAFYDNPQLVWEWYNERRNNIFSAKPNLGHKAIAELEKYAEVTVLTQNIDGLHQRAGSSKVLELHGSIIKIKCTVCGFNEEILTEFEEVPPICKCGNILRPDVVWFGELLPQDVWQEAMIHSNQCDIMVIVGTSLVVSPANTLPIYAKQNNAFLIEVNPEETIMSADMDFSVRSSSAVSLPELVSIFKKSK; from the coding sequence ATGTTTGAAGAGATTGCTGAGAAAATCAAAGATTCAAAGAAAATTGTTTTTGTGACTGGTGCAGGAATCTCACAAGAGAGTGGAATCCCAACTTTCAGAGGAAAAGATGGACTATGGGGAAAATATGATGCAATGCAATTAGCCACAATTAATGCTTTTTATGATAATCCTCAATTGGTGTGGGAATGGTATAATGAAAGAAGAAACAATATTTTTTCAGCTAAACCAAATCTTGGACACAAAGCAATTGCTGAACTTGAAAAATACGCCGAAGTTACAGTGTTAACACAAAACATTGACGGTTTACATCAAAGGGCAGGAAGTTCAAAAGTTTTGGAGTTACATGGTAGTATTATTAAGATAAAATGTACTGTTTGTGGTTTTAATGAAGAGATCCTAACAGAGTTTGAAGAAGTTCCTCCAATTTGTAAGTGTGGGAATATTTTGAGGCCAGATGTGGTTTGGTTTGGTGAACTACTACCACAAGATGTTTGGCAAGAAGCTATGATTCATTCAAATCAATGTGATATTATGGTAATTGTTGGAACATCACTAGTTGTATCACCTGCAAATACATTACCAATTTATGCAAAACAAAATAATGCATTTTTGATCGAAGTTAATCCGGAAGAAACTATAATGTCTGCTGATATGGATTTTTCTGTAAGAAGTTCTAGTGCAGTTTCATTGCCTGAACTTGTTTCAATTTTTAAAAAATCTAAATAA
- the rnz gene encoding ribonuclease Z has translation MKLVFLGTSAAQPTEHRGLSCICLEREGEVLMFDAGEAAQIAYMKSGLGWNKKMKIFVTHMHGDHCVGILGILQTMSMQHRTEILEIYGPSGIEEFIGANIKVLNFGLSFPILISTIKEGIVFDSKQYSISACKANHSITAYSYLFEEKDKPGRFNLEKAKQLGIPEGKLWNQLQNGVVIEVDGKTIRPDQVLGEKRPGKKIGISGDTMPTKDLEKFFENCDYVVFDSTFLDEIKDKAEETCHSTAKQAATLAKNAKVKNLILTHFSARYKDESRHLEEAKMIHESVITAKDLLEIEIK, from the coding sequence ATGAAACTAGTATTTCTGGGAACTTCTGCAGCACAACCAACAGAGCACAGAGGTTTATCATGTATTTGCCTTGAAAGAGAAGGTGAAGTTTTGATGTTTGACGCAGGAGAAGCAGCACAGATTGCATATATGAAGTCAGGTTTAGGATGGAATAAAAAAATGAAAATTTTTGTTACACATATGCACGGTGATCATTGTGTGGGAATTTTAGGAATTCTTCAAACAATGTCTATGCAACATAGAACAGAAATTTTGGAAATTTATGGGCCAAGTGGAATAGAGGAATTCATTGGCGCAAACATCAAGGTTCTAAATTTTGGTTTGTCATTTCCCATATTGATTTCTACAATAAAAGAAGGAATAGTGTTTGATTCAAAGCAATATTCAATATCAGCTTGTAAAGCAAATCATTCTATTACTGCATACTCTTATCTTTTTGAAGAAAAAGACAAGCCTGGAAGATTCAATCTTGAAAAAGCAAAACAATTGGGAATACCTGAAGGTAAATTGTGGAATCAATTACAGAATGGAGTCGTCATAGAGGTTGATGGAAAAACAATTAGGCCAGATCAAGTATTAGGAGAAAAAAGACCTGGTAAGAAAATTGGAATTTCTGGAGACACTATGCCAACAAAAGATTTGGAAAAATTTTTTGAAAACTGTGATTATGTTGTTTTTGATTCAACGTTTCTTGATGAAATAAAAGATAAAGCGGAGGAAACATGTCATTCAACTGCAAAACAAGCAGCTACATTAGCAAAAAATGCAAAAGTGAAGAATCTAATTTTGACTCACTTTTCTGCCAGATACAAAGATGAGTCAAGACATCTGGAAGAAGCAAAGATGATCCATGAATCAGTAATAACAGCAAAGGATCTATTAGAAATTGAAATTAAATAA
- a CDS encoding TRM11 family methyltransferase, with translation MPESFFILSKDYPEIARDEIISIAKMYDRFSKFKIISNLVILQSKTNWEKITKRATFVKVSGQILRKMSGLFLDEEHIDVLKSANTFVCRIINLSKNQFNIPELESSMGDMISKFSQAKVAFDNPDITVYLIFTDKENFFGFSKKIPKQVRPKKVRKHPHELDWKLTRAMINLAGLQEGETVCDPFCGTGTTLLEAESMGIHAIGVDFDKKMHEIAKENLNANGYKSKLIKEDFTEFKKIVGEFDGIVTDLPYGRASKSSEDPGKILKKFVANLPRKKKIAIMCKKDFEKKLKLNQVKRYEIYRHKSLTRTILIK, from the coding sequence ATGCCAGAAAGCTTTTTCATCCTTTCAAAAGACTATCCAGAAATCGCCAGAGATGAAATCATATCAATAGCAAAAATGTATGATCGTTTTTCTAAATTTAAAATTATTTCCAATCTTGTAATATTGCAGTCTAAAACAAATTGGGAAAAAATAACTAAACGTGCTACATTTGTAAAAGTATCAGGTCAAATTTTACGAAAAATGTCAGGGCTATTTTTAGATGAAGAACATATTGATGTGTTAAAAAGTGCAAATACATTTGTATGCAGAATAATTAATTTATCAAAGAATCAATTTAACATTCCAGAACTTGAAAGTTCTATGGGAGATATGATTTCAAAATTCTCTCAGGCAAAAGTTGCATTTGACAATCCAGACATAACGGTTTATCTCATTTTTACTGATAAAGAAAACTTTTTTGGTTTTTCAAAGAAAATTCCTAAACAAGTTAGACCAAAAAAGGTAAGAAAACACCCACATGAACTAGATTGGAAGTTAACAAGAGCAATGATAAATCTAGCAGGACTGCAAGAGGGTGAAACCGTTTGCGATCCATTTTGTGGGACAGGTACTACATTATTAGAAGCAGAATCCATGGGAATACATGCAATAGGTGTTGATTTTGATAAAAAAATGCATGAAATAGCTAAAGAGAATTTGAATGCAAATGGTTACAAGTCAAAACTTATCAAAGAAGATTTTACAGAATTTAAGAAAATCGTAGGGGAGTTTGATGGTATCGTTACAGATCTTCCATATGGTAGAGCATCAAAGTCATCTGAAGATCCAGGGAAAATTTTGAAAAAATTTGTGGCAAATTTACCTAGGAAAAAAAAGATTGCAATAATGTGTAAAAAAGACTTTGAGAAGAAATTGAAATTAAACCAAGTAAAGAGATATGAAATCTATAGGCATAAAAGCTTGACAAGGACAATTTTGATAAAATGA
- a CDS encoding ribose-phosphate pyrophosphokinase, which yields MRKITVIAGKSSEELAKSISKKLKANLVTSDVRVFPDGESKITLDGKLSKNRIIVVQSVYPPVDTNLVHALSLVSKAKETSDDVIAIVPYMGYARQDREFLPGEIVTMKVLGRLFKGAGAKQIIVVDIHSMIGLKHFKIKTKNVSAVPDLAKYFKKMRLKEPLVISPDQGGKNRAEEFAKEFGSDCIALTKHRDRKTGKVQIKTSKFDGVKDRDLIIVDDMISTGGSIIKATEFLKKQRCRRIFVACTHALLMNNAEKKIRNAGVTKIVSANTIPGKTSIVDISNTITQAMK from the coding sequence TTGAGAAAAATTACTGTCATTGCTGGAAAATCATCAGAGGAATTAGCTAAAAGCATTTCAAAAAAACTCAAAGCTAATCTTGTGACCTCAGATGTAAGGGTTTTTCCTGATGGTGAAAGTAAAATTACACTTGATGGAAAGTTATCAAAAAATCGCATTATAGTTGTTCAGTCAGTTTATCCACCTGTTGATACTAATCTAGTGCATGCACTCTCACTTGTTTCTAAAGCAAAAGAAACATCTGATGATGTAATTGCAATAGTTCCTTACATGGGATATGCAAGGCAAGACAGAGAATTTTTGCCAGGAGAGATTGTAACAATGAAGGTTCTTGGGAGATTATTCAAAGGTGCTGGTGCCAAACAGATTATTGTTGTAGATATTCACAGTATGATCGGATTAAAACATTTTAAAATAAAAACAAAGAATGTTTCAGCGGTACCTGATCTTGCCAAATATTTTAAGAAAATGAGACTAAAAGAACCTCTTGTCATATCACCTGATCAAGGTGGAAAGAATAGAGCTGAAGAGTTTGCCAAAGAGTTTGGCTCTGATTGTATTGCACTAACCAAACATCGTGATAGGAAAACTGGAAAGGTCCAAATTAAAACATCAAAATTTGACGGAGTAAAAGATAGGGACCTGATAATTGTCGATGATATGATCAGTACCGGAGGAAGCATTATCAAGGCAACTGAATTTCTGAAAAAGCAAAGGTGTAGGCGTATTTTTGTTGCTTGTACGCATGCATTACTAATGAATAATGCTGAAAAAAAGATTAGAAATGCAGGGGTTACAAAAATTGTTAGTGCAAATACGATTCCTGGTAAAACATCAATAGTTGATATTTCAAATACTATTACACAAGCAATGAAGTAA